The Winogradskyella schleiferi genome contains the following window.
CCTATTTGGTAGTTGTTGGTGATGTAGATTTTAAAGACGTTAAGAAACAAGTGAAAACACATTTTGGTGAATGGACAAAGTCTGTTGGTGTAAATTCTACAGTACCAAAACCAAGTCCTAATGTACAATACACACAAATTAATTTTGTGGATGTGCCAGACGCTACACAATCTAACCTTTCTATTACAAATAATGTAGATTTAAAGATGGGTGATGAAGATTATCATGCGGCTTTAATTACCAATAATATCTTAGGCGGTGGAGGTGAAGGTTACCTTTTTAAAAACCTTAGAGAAGATAAAGGTTACACTTATGGAGCCTATTCTAGCTTAGGTAATGATAGATACGGTGCATCTCGTTTCAATGCGACTGCAAAAGTGAGAAATGCCGTAACTGATAGTGCTGTTGTTGAAGCTTTAAAAGAAATCAATAGAATTAGAACAGAACCAGTTGACCCTCAGCTTTTAAAAGATGCCAAGGCAAAATATGTTGGGAATTTTGTGATGGCTTTAGAAAGTCCACAAACTATTGCCAACTATGCGTTAAATATTGAATTGAACGATTTACCAGAAGATTTTTATACAACGTATTTACAAAAAATCAATGATGTAACTGTAGAGGATATTCAACGTGTGGCGAACACATATTTTAAATCGGATAACTTAAGAATTATAGTTGTTGGAAACGGAGCAGAGGTGTTAGAGAACCTCGAAAAAACAGGAATTCCAATTATGTACTTTGACAAGTTTGCCAACCAAACTGAAAAGCCGGTTTTCTCTAAGCCATTACCAGAAGGTTTAACTGCAAAAGCAGTTGTTGACAATTATATAACAGCGGTTGGAGGCCAAGAAAATTTAAATAAGGTCAATACCATTTTGGTTAACTCTGAAGTAACCATTCAAGGTGCTCCATTTAAGCCTAAAGCTACCGTAAAACAAATGGCTCCCAACAAATCTAATATTGAAATAATTGCTGAAGGCATGGGGACTTTAATGAAGCAAAGTTTTAATGGTGAGAGCGGATTTACTGAGCAGCAAGGCCAAAAAATTCCTATGGAAGGCAAAGAACTGGCTGCAAAAAAAGCTGAGAAGGGTTTATTTCCGGAATTATATATGGATGCGTCTAATTTAGAATTGGAAAGCTTAATGACTATTGATGGAAAGGATGTATATAAGGTAAAAGTGACGAAAGGTGAAGATACTTCTTATCGCTATTATGATGTAGAAAATGGCTATTTAGTTAGAAAGGAAGAATCTGCCGAAATGCAAGGTCAAACTGTAACTACGGTTATAGATTACTCAAATTACAAAGAGAAAGATGGTATTATGTTTCCTAACACCATGAAAATTGCAACAGGACCTCAAGTGTTATCTTTTGAAACTACTGAAGTTAAGATTAACGAAGGAGTTTCAGATGCAGATTTTAACTAGTCACATCTAAAAATAGATAAAACTAAACCGAAGTGAAAGCTTCGGTTTTTTTGTGAAAATTATTTTGAAAATAAACGCAGATTATTTTTAAAATTATTAGTTGAACTAATCCTGTTTTCGGAACGGGATCTTTTATTTACGTTTATGGGATAAATAAACACCAACCAAAACTAATAAGGCTGCAAAACCTTGAATAAAACTAAAGGTTTCGTCATCTAAAATTCCCCAACCTAGTGCAACAATAGGCATAATATAAGTTACTGAAGAGGCAAAAACAGGTGTTGAAATTTGCACCAACTTAAAAAATATAACTTTTGCTATAGCTGTACCAAAAATGGCTAGAATACTCACATACATAAGTGCTTTTGGTAAAGCAGGATTGTTAAATGTTTCGGCCGTAAAAAAATCACTAAACAAGAGCACAATTAGAGCAGGAACAACAATAAACACATAATTACCAGCTGCAATAGCTAATGGTTTTACATCTTGTAAATAACGCTTAATGATGTTTACATTAGCAGCATACATAAACGTAGAAGCAATGACGAATCCAGCATATAGATAATTTTGACTTGGGTTTAATTCAGAACCTTTTAGGATTAAAATAGCGGTACCAATGAACCCAATAATAACACCTATAACTTGGCGCTTGGTTGAGGTAATTCTAAAAATGGCAAAACCCAATAGAATGGTATTGAGTGGCACTAAAGAATTCAATATAGAAGCCACAGCACTATCTATTTCAGTTTCTGCAATGGCAAAAAAGAAAGCAGGTATAAAAGAGCCTAAGAGCCCAGAAATGAAGAGCCATTTCCATTTTGATTTTGGAATGGCCTTAAGTTTATTAAAGCCAAAAGCTAAAAGCAGAATCCCAGTAATAATAGTTCTTAAAGCACCAAGTTGATAAGGCGTAAGTCCTAAAAGGGATTTTTTGATTAAAATAAATGAACTTCCCCAAATTACGGAGAGAATTAAAAGATAAATCCACTTAACATTAGGGTTTTTCATACAAAATCAATGTAAATCAATCACAAAATTCGTTAATTCTTTCGCAAGAAGCACTAATATTTATTAGATTTATCCAAAATATAATAGTTTGAATTTATGAAGACCTTAAAGACATTAAGTATTGTTGCAATTATGGCATTAGCTTTTACTTCTTGTAAAAATGAAACGACGCCAGAAGTTAAAACCGTAGATGTAGAAGTTTCTAAAAAAGATGTTGCTCAAACTTTAGACCCAAATGCCACCTACGCGAAAGTTGAATTTGGTATAGATGGAATGACTTGTGCCATGGGTTGTGCCAAAACGATCGAAAAGAAAATGGCTAAAATGGAAGGTGTAAAATCGGCAAAAGTTGATTTTGACAAACGTTTAGCAATGGTTGAATATGATGAAGCTAAAGTAACTCCTAAATCTTTAGAAGAGGTAGTAAGTAACGTTGCCGACATATATAAAGTGAAGGATATGCACAAGGTTGATGATTTCGGTGCTGAAAAGAAAGCCTGCAAAGCTGATTGCGATAAAGCATGTTGTGCAAACAAAACTGAAGCTGAAAAGAAAGCTTGTAAAGCCGATTGCGAGAAGGCATGTTGCAGTAAAGAGGAAAAAACAGAGTAAACCTATTATACTTGAAAAATTATTAAAGATGAAACGCTAGCTGTAAAGTTAGCGTTTTTTTATTGTTCTCACCTCGACTTTTGTTTTATATGTAAAAAAGGAGTTAAGCTTATTGAACCTGAAGAAGTATAAACGCCAGAGCAAAGCAACCTAAAGGGAGAAGCCATAATAATAAGACTGAAGTCTGCTTAGTCTTTAGTTTGGCGTTAAGAATAGTTCTTTTCTTTCCATTATAGCGCATCCAGTTTTTTGCAATTATAAAGAGTGCAATTAAAGTTAGCAACACCCAAAATTTTGTGGATGACATGACTTGAATTTTCATCTGCTTAGCGAATGCCATAAAAAATGCAGCTAATACAAAAGTAAATGACAGCTCTAAAAAGTTGATATAAAAAAGAGCAATGGTTAAACTACGCCTACCAAAAGCTTTTTTATAATGGTTAAAAACAGAAATATAATAACGATCTAGCATAAATTTTTAATATCAAAAAAAAGCCACATATTTAAAAATAATGTGGCTTTTGATTATATAATTAGATAATCTTAGTTACCTGTAATTTCTATGTTATCAACGTGATATCTTGTTGTTGCGCTAGGATCAGATCCTTCGTAAAAGAAGGCATAGTGCACAGTGCCATCAATACAAGAAACGTTTATTGGACCTACACCTTCAAAACTACCAAATCCTCCACTAGGTCCAGAAGGAATTGAAGCATCTAATATGGACCAAGTTGCCGTTGTAGGGTCTCCTGTAAAATCAGTAGATACTAAAACAGTTAATATAGTACCATTATCAAAGTTAGATTGTATATCAAAAGATAATTCTTCACCTTCTGTTGAATCCATATCTACAGGAGGAGTCACTAACCACACATTTATTTCGTCATCACCACTATTAAAACCAGAGATTTGAGCGTAAGTAGAACCACTAAAACTACCTGTAATCCATGTTGTGCTTCCACCACTTACATTAACATTAGTCCAACCTTCTGCAGCATAACCTGCAAAACCTTCAAAATTCTCGGAGAAAAATGCAGCACCTCCACCAGAAGGACCTGTACAATCGAAGAAATCTGGATCGCAACGTTCCTCTTCAGGACCAAATTCTATATCTTCAGGTGTATTTATAGCTACAATATAATTATCGCCTTCAAAAGTTCTAGACAAAACAGCATTCACAGTACCTCTTCCTTTAGGTAAGGCCAAACCTTTAAAATCAGCAAATGTACTCGTACTAAATATAACATCATCACC
Protein-coding sequences here:
- a CDS encoding insulinase family protein, whose translation is MKTVLNMNTKIVTFFTLFIMVISANAQIDRSKMPVAGPEPEISIDKPQEFELKNGLKVLVVENHKLPRVSYSLRIDNQPISTGKKAGVESLLGSMLGNGTTTISKDEFNEEVDFLGANLNFGFSGGFASSLTKYSERILELLAGAAINPLLTEEEFEKEKTKLIEGLKAEAKSADAIAGRVGSALSYGKNHPYGEFITEETINNVSFGDALAFYEKYFNPNNAYLVVVGDVDFKDVKKQVKTHFGEWTKSVGVNSTVPKPSPNVQYTQINFVDVPDATQSNLSITNNVDLKMGDEDYHAALITNNILGGGGEGYLFKNLREDKGYTYGAYSSLGNDRYGASRFNATAKVRNAVTDSAVVEALKEINRIRTEPVDPQLLKDAKAKYVGNFVMALESPQTIANYALNIELNDLPEDFYTTYLQKINDVTVEDIQRVANTYFKSDNLRIIVVGNGAEVLENLEKTGIPIMYFDKFANQTEKPVFSKPLPEGLTAKAVVDNYITAVGGQENLNKVNTILVNSEVTIQGAPFKPKATVKQMAPNKSNIEIIAEGMGTLMKQSFNGESGFTEQQGQKIPMEGKELAAKKAEKGLFPELYMDASNLELESLMTIDGKDVYKVKVTKGEDTSYRYYDVENGYLVRKEESAEMQGQTVTTVIDYSNYKEKDGIMFPNTMKIATGPQVLSFETTEVKINEGVSDADFN
- a CDS encoding DMT family transporter, translating into MKNPNVKWIYLLILSVIWGSSFILIKKSLLGLTPYQLGALRTIITGILLLAFGFNKLKAIPKSKWKWLFISGLLGSFIPAFFFAIAETEIDSAVASILNSLVPLNTILLGFAIFRITSTKRQVIGVIIGFIGTAILILKGSELNPSQNYLYAGFVIASTFMYAANVNIIKRYLQDVKPLAIAAGNYVFIVVPALIVLLFSDFFTAETFNNPALPKALMYVSILAIFGTAIAKVIFFKLVQISTPVFASSVTYIMPIVALGWGILDDETFSFIQGFAALLVLVGVYLSHKRK
- a CDS encoding cation transporter is translated as MKTLKTLSIVAIMALAFTSCKNETTPEVKTVDVEVSKKDVAQTLDPNATYAKVEFGIDGMTCAMGCAKTIEKKMAKMEGVKSAKVDFDKRLAMVEYDEAKVTPKSLEEVVSNVADIYKVKDMHKVDDFGAEKKACKADCDKACCANKTEAEKKACKADCEKACCSKEEKTE